From the Pongo pygmaeus isolate AG05252 chromosome X, NHGRI_mPonPyg2-v2.0_pri, whole genome shotgun sequence genome, one window contains:
- the RAB9B gene encoding ras-related protein Rab-9B, with product MSGKSLLLKVILLGDGGVGKSSLMNRYVTNKFDSQAFHTIGVEFLNRDLEVDGRFVTLQIWDTAGQERFKSLRTPFYRGADCCLLTFSVDDRQSFENLGNWQKEFIYYADVKDPEHFPFVVLGNKVDKEDRQVTTEEAQAWCMENGDYPYLETSAKDDTNVTVAFEEAVRQVLAVEEQLEHCMLGHTIDLNSGSKAGSSCC from the coding sequence ATGAGTGGGAAATCCCTGCTCTTAAAGGTCATTCTCTTGGGTGATGGTGGAGTTGGGAAAAGTTCGCTTATGAACCGTTATGTAACCAACAAATTTGACTCCCAGGCTTTTCACACCATAGGGGTAGAGTTCTTAAATCGAGATCTGGAGGTAGATGGACGCTTTGTAACCCTCCAGATCTGGGACACTGCAGGGCAGGAACGTTTCAAGAGCCTTAGGACACCCTTCTACAGGGGAGCAGACTGCTGCCTCTTGACCTTCAGCGTGGATGATCGGCAGAGCTTCGAGAATCTTGGTAACTGGcagaaagaatttatttattatgcGGATGTGAAGGACCCTGAGCATTTCCCCTTTGTAGTTCTGGGTAACAAGGTAGACAAAGAGGATAGGCAAGTGACTACTGAGGAGGCACAAGCCTGGTGCATGGAGAATGGGGATTACCCTTATTTAGAAACTAGTGCCAAAGATGATACTAATGTGACAGTGGCCTTTGAAGAAGCTGTCAGGCAGGTGTTGGCTGTAGAGGAACAGCTGGAGCATTGCATGTTGGGTCACACCATTGACTTGAACAGTGGCTCCAAAGCAGGGTCTTCGTGCTGTTAA